TACGAAACTCATTTAAATAATGAGGAAGAAAGAAAAAAATTTGAAGAATTATACACAAAAACTTTACCCAACATTCAAGAACTAGAAATATATCAAGGTGTAGTAACACACATAACGGATAAAACTGTTATTGTCGATATTGGATTTAAAGCAGAAGGGACCATTCCTATAAGCGAATTTAGAGAAAATTCGAATATTCAAGCTGGAAGCAAGATAGAAGTTATGGTTGTGAAAATGGATTATAAAGGACAATGTATTCTTTCGTATCAAAAGGCAAAAATGTTGAGAAATTGGCAACGCATAAATGAAGCGCACGAAAAATCAGAGGTCATATTAGGTTATGTTGCGGCTAGAACAAAAGGAGGCTTAATTGTTGAAATATTTGATATCGAATGTTTTTTGCCTGGATCACACATAAATGTGAAACCTGTTCGAGATTATGATACTTACGTAGGAAAAACTATGGAAGTTAAAGTCGTTAAGATTAATCAAAAAACAAAAAATGTTGTGGTTTCTCATAAAGTATTAATAGAAAGAGATATTGAAGAACAGAGGAAAGAAATGATCTCAAAGTTAGATAAAGGTCAAGTATTAGAAGGAAAAATAAAAAACATTCTCCCTTATGGTGCTTTTGTGGATTTGGGAGGAGTAGATGCATTACTTCATATTACCGATATGAGTTGGCCACACATCAACCATCCCACAGAAGTCGTTCAATTAGAACAAGAATTAAAATTTGTAGTTTTAGGAGTAGATAAGGACAAAAATCGTGTACAATTAGGATTGAAACAATTGCAGCCTCATCCTTGGAACTCTTTAGACAAAGATCTAAAGGTAGGAAGTAAAGTAAAAGGAAAAGTGACTGTTTTAGCCGATTATGGAGCGTTTATAGAAATAATACCAGGAGTAGAAGCCTTATTACACATTAGCGAGATGTCTTGGTCTACTGATTTGTCTTCTACCCAAGATTTTGTACAAATAGGAGATGAATTAGAAGCAGTCATTTTGACGATAGATCGTCAGGAAAGAAAAATGTCTTTGAGTGTAAAACAACTTACTCAAGATCCCTGGATCAACATGCAAGATAGATATCCTATCGGATCAAAACATATTGGAATTGTCAAAAAATTTACAAATTTTGGGGTTTTTTTTGAATTAGAGAAAGGAATATCTGGAATTGTATACACTAATGATCTTTCATGGATAAAAAAAATCAAACATCCTTCTGAATTTTGTAACATAAACGATAAATTAGAAGTGATTGTGCTTGCTTTAGATTCTCAGACTAGAAGACTAAATTTAGGACATAAACAATTATCTGAAAATCCATGGGATAAGTATGAGAAAAATTATTATGTAGGAAGCATTCATAATGGAATAATCTCAAATTTATTTGAGAAAGGAGCTTCTGTAAAATTTGTAGAAGATCAAGAAGTTGAAGCTTTTTCACCATTACGTTTTTTAGAAAAAAAAGATGGTAGTCTCCTTAAAAAAGGAGAAAAAACTAATTTTAAGGTCATAGAATTTAATAAAGAAATTAAAAAAATTGTGGTCTCTCATACATCTATTTATCGTGATAAAGATAAAAGGAAAGAACAACGTGTAAGAAATAGAAAATTTGAAAGATCCACTCTTGGTGATATAGAAGGATTAGCTAAACTAAAAGAGCAAATAGAAAAAGAAAAAAAATAAATAGAAATAGTTCTAAAAAAAAAATGGAAACACACCCTATTGCAGAAAAAGAAGGATGGAAAGTTGGCAAAGATTTTCCTGTTTGGGCTAATAATGAATTATATTTGACTACAATTAAAGGTGGATACTTATTAGATGGAGAAACTCCTTTTGAAGCATACAAAAGATTAGCAAAAAATGCGGCAAAAATTCTTAAAAAACCAAAAATAGAAAAAGAGTTTTTTAATATTTTTTGGAAAGGATGGCTTATTCCTTCTACTCCAGTTATGGTTAATCTAGGAACAGAAAAAGGTTTACCAATCAGTTGTTTTTCAGGAAGGATTGGAGATAGCATGTATGAAATATATAGAAAAAATTTAGAGATGGCTATACTGAGTAAACATGGAGGAGGAACATCATATGATTTTAGTTTGGTTAGACCTGTAGGTAGTCCT
This sequence is a window from Blattabacterium cuenoti. Protein-coding genes within it:
- the rpsA gene encoding 30S ribosomal protein S1, with the protein product MSNQTEEIKKNSSPLSDNEKLNNQGKIKTSFDWTKYETHLNNEEERKKFEELYTKTLPNIQELEIYQGVVTHITDKTVIVDIGFKAEGTIPISEFRENSNIQAGSKIEVMVVKMDYKGQCILSYQKAKMLRNWQRINEAHEKSEVILGYVAARTKGGLIVEIFDIECFLPGSHINVKPVRDYDTYVGKTMEVKVVKINQKTKNVVVSHKVLIERDIEEQRKEMISKLDKGQVLEGKIKNILPYGAFVDLGGVDALLHITDMSWPHINHPTEVVQLEQELKFVVLGVDKDKNRVQLGLKQLQPHPWNSLDKDLKVGSKVKGKVTVLADYGAFIEIIPGVEALLHISEMSWSTDLSSTQDFVQIGDELEAVILTIDRQERKMSLSVKQLTQDPWINMQDRYPIGSKHIGIVKKFTNFGVFFELEKGISGIVYTNDLSWIKKIKHPSEFCNINDKLEVIVLALDSQTRRLNLGHKQLSENPWDKYEKNYYVGSIHNGIISNLFEKGASVKFVEDQEVEAFSPLRFLEKKDGSLLKKGEKTNFKVIEFNKEIKKIVVSHTSIYRDKDKRKEQRVRNRKFERSTLGDIEGLAKLKEQIEKEKK